The stretch of DNA CCATCGCTAAACGTGAACGTTGAATTCTTCCATTCTTCATAATTCCTGATAAGGATGGCGTCCCCCTCACCATTGAACAGCCGCAATACTCGGCCTACGGAAACATCAATAATGTCGGCTTTCAAACTTTCCGCAGAGAACCCGGCACCGAACTTGATGACATTGCTGCCACCTGAATCGGTGATAACGTCAACACCATCACCCATCCCAAAATAGTAAACATCAGCGCCGTCATGGCCTTCCAGCACGTCGTTACCGGCACCGCCATCAAAAACGTTATTGCCTGAATCGCCACGAAGGTGGTCTACACCCTCCCCGCCCAACAACGTGTCGTTGCCACCACCGCCGAGCAAGGTATCGTTGCCTGAACCACCGTCCAGATAATCTGCGCCGTGTTCGGCCTCGGCTGTCTGCTCGTAGTCGCCAGATAAAATGTCATCATCAGCGCCGCCATAAAGCGTGTCGGCGCCCAAGCCGCCCAAAAGGGTATCGTTCCCTTCATCGCCTTGGAGGTAATCATTGTTGATTCCACATGATTGCAGGTTGGACACATCGCCATCCAGCGCGTCAGCTCCTGCCCCACCGATCAGGGTATCGGAGCCACCCATTCCCTGAAGTGTGTCATCGCCCGCTCCGCCATCAAGTAAATCATTACCGTGATAACGAACCGGATGCTCAGCATAATCCCCGGCCAGCGCGTCGTTACCTTCACCACCGAACAGCAGATCATCCGCCCCACCGCCCCAGAGTGTGTCGTCTCCCGCACCACCGTCCAGCAGGTCACTTCCAAAAAAAAGGGCGGCGTCACCGGCAACGCCGTTCAGTACATCGTCATCGCCCTTGAGAGTGTCATTGCCTGGGCCACCATAAATCGCATCGGCTCCACCGTTACCAGCGAGCCAATCATCGCCACTGCCACCGTCCAATACATCGTTGCCATGGTGTTTGCTTTGCAGGCCACCGCCCCAATCGAGGTTGTCTCCCATCATTGTGTCGTTACCGCTTCCTCCGGCCAGCGTGTCATCCCCCCCATCCCCTCCAAGAAGATCATCTTCAGTTCCGCCATCAAGCAGATCGTCGCCCCATCCGCCATTGAGAACATCGCGACCGCCCTGGCCGTAGAGAACATCGTTATCGCCCTGCGTCGAACCTTTAAAGGAGGCCTTTGAAAAGACAGTTCGGTGACTGGTGACACCACCGTCTATAAGAACTTCGACGCGTTTGAATCCCCATTTCTGCTCCAACGCGCCGGTCGTTTCATCCCCAGATAAAATGTCATCCCCCGCACCGCCAATCAGCGTATCCCGATCGTTACCGCCCAGAAGCACGTCCTGGGATGCCGTACCGATGAGCAAATCGTGGCCAGCACCGCCATCAAGCCAATCGCCTCGAGCTGCTTTGCCTTTAGAGTCGCCAGCGGCCATGGCTTTTTCGAGCGTCGTCTGTTTATCCCCAAACAACTGATCGTTTCCGTCCTTGCCGAACAATCGGTCTGATCCACCAAGTCCGAGAATGACGTCGTCTTTTGCAGAGCCGTAGAGCACATCGGCCTTGTTTCTCTGTTTTACGTTGGGCAATAGCAAGGCGTTGCCCAACCCATCGTATGAGAACTGATCACCGGGAGCATTGGGGTCGATATCTTTCGCTTTCCAGTCGCCCTGGAGAACCAGATCGGGAGCAGAGAACGTAGGGTCTTGGTATTCAGGAAGTCGGATGCCAAGCATCCCGGAGCGGAAGTTCTTGATAACGACGAGATCGTTCAGGCCATATTTGATGTTGAGCGTGGGTTCAGTGAGTTCTTCGATGAGGGTCAGGGTGATGGCCTGATCCTCGGTCGACCAGATATTGCTCAAAGGGGCGCGACGTTGGAGTGAAGGAATCGGCAAGCCGTTGATCCATAGCTGCCCATTTACGTTGGCGTCGAAGATCTCATCGATGCCATCACCGCTGGAAAACTCATAGCGGTCGCTGCCCTCGCCACCGATCAAAGAGTCGCTGCCCTTTCCTCCGACCAGAACATCATCACCGGCCATTCCGTGCAGCGCATCATTGCCGTCGCCTCCGGCAAGCAAGTCGTTGCCGCGTCCACCCTCGATGACATCGTGACCTGCCAGCCCGTTGATCGTGTCATTGCCCGCGCCGCCATACAGATGATCAGCATTTGCACCGCCCGCGAAAGATCGCGCGCCGTCATCGCCGAACATCACCAGCGGATTTAACACACCGGTGGTCATCGGCACCTGTTTGGCTGAAGCAAGATCGGAGTAGGAAAACTTCTGCAGCGAGTGTTCTCCAAACGAGCCCTGAGTTCGGGCAATCAACCGGGCCAACATCTGCGCACGATCGGCAAGCCATTGCGCGGTGATGAAACCTTCGCCGGTCAGCGGATCGTAGAGTTCCAGTCCGCGTCCGGGGTAACCGTCATCGCGTTCGATGACGATTTCACTGAGTTGCTTCAGGGAATTGCGCAGCGCCAGGCCGATGGATGTCGACTCGCCAGCCAGTTTTGCCCATGAATTGGCGTTTCCGTATTCACCTATTGATCGGGTGACGATGCTTTGGGACTGCTCCGGTGAAAATGCCGAGAAGAATGCGTAAGCGTTGGTGGCGAAGGTTTCATCGGTGGTAGGCGGCGCTGCTGAATCGCCGTCGTAGGTGCGCTTGAACATGTCCAGGAACTCATTCTGGCCATAGCGCAATATCAGGTCGACTACGACGGAAACCGGCGTGCCTTGAACGACATGCTGAATCAGCGGATTGAGGCTGCCACTGGCGAGCGCGATATTGATTTGCTCCGGCACGACGGAAAGCAGACTTTGCAATGGATTGACGCCGAAATTGCTGATCGCCGCACGCAGGCCGACACTGTATGAATCGATGGCGAACAGAATATTTTTATAGTCATCGAGCCTGTTGGCTTTTGTTTGAGTCGGCGGGCCGCCATCTTCCCCTTGCGAATCACCCGCAGAGATCAATCTCCAGGTTTCATAGGGCGGCGCTCCACCCAACAGGCTGAACCCTACAGTTCCGGACCAACCGGCGTTATGGCTCACGGCTGTATCCTTCTCTCCGCAAGCCTCACTAAACAGTGCCTTGCCGATCGCACTGGCATCAATCTCTGCAATCTGGTTGATGGACGGAACCGTCCAGGGTGCCAGTCGACCAGCGAGGGATCCGTCGATCAAGGTATTGACGAAATTGGCGGCGACCTGATTCGATGACAGCTGCATCAGGTTTTCACTGAAGATTTTATTCAATCTCAGTTCACCTTGCCGCGAGGTGTAGCCGCGAATCAGGGCGGAGTAGGCACCGTTTCCACCGTTGGCATCAATGGCCACGGCAAGCCAGAGCCTGGCACTTTCAAGAACTTTTCCAGTCTCCTCATTGACGGCGAAAACTTCAGAAATTCTTCCACCGATAATATCGAATAGTTTTTGATACAGGGGAGCGCAGCTAGCCCCCGCTATTCCCAGTGCCTCGTACTCAATTTTTTTTGAGAGAAGCCTCATACCTTTGCAAATATTGGCTGCATTAAAGATCGCTGTTTTTTCAATATCGCTAAAAACATAAGCCATCGTTACTTCCTTGTAATAACTGAGCGTGAAAGATAATCACTGAGAAACTTGAGCATCTCAGGTGTTTCGCGTAATGACGATAGACCGAGGTCTACGCTGCCGTGCCCCCCAGCAAAGTCAAAGTTATCCAGATTGACAGTGCAGAAAAAATTCAACTTTCCAAAATCCAGATTTTCCAATTCTGCTCTGCTGAGCATTGCCAATTTCTCGTCAGTCAGTTGTTCCTCGGAAGCCGGGCGAATCAAACCGTCACAGCCTATCAACCGAGGGGTGCCATCACGCCGCGGCCAGCCAGTAATGACAAACGTTCTGACGGAATCCACATTCTTGAAATGCGGCGGCGGAGCATCCAGCCAAATCTCTAACCCCGGATAATTAGTCAACTTCACAATCAACTCATCGGGCCAGTTGACGTGTCGATAGCCCCGCTCATGGGGCTCGGTAGTCTCTTTTCTTGTATAAAGCCCGGCGTTCACTTTATAAAGACGCCAACTTTCAGGAATCGATTTCAAGCTCTGATCCTGGTACCGGCGCAAACCCGTCCCGGTCCACCAGAAATGCCCCTTGAGCGTATTGGCAAGGCACGCTTTCTTATTCGACAATTCAGGCATGCCAACATAAAACTCCGGCACCAGAGTCTTATCCACATAGCTGCCGCCCAGTATGGGCACCTGCTTCATGCTCGCCAGCTTCTTTTGACAGGCCTCCTGATCCGCGTAATAGATTGCCATCGCTTTGGAGGTTTCTTCTTCACGGATATAAAAATTCACCACGCAATAACAGGCATAAATAAACAAGCCGTATTTCAATAACTTTTTAAACCATTTAACCAAATGCTTACGCGACATCCGGAGCATTTCAAATCTCCCTGTCAAACTGAGGAGCAGGCTGTTTCTTGAGATGCCGGGACGTCGCGTTTTCAAATACTTCAAAGTAGTGTTTCGTGCCGTACTCCACATCAAATCTGCTCGCCGTCAACTTCGCAGCGCTGCGAAGGCAGTCGTACTCATCAACGGAATCAAGAACCCTGGCAATACGTTTGGCGATACCGTGATGATCGAAGAAATCCACCAGCATTCCATTGTGCCCATCGACGATCACCTCTCTTACCGGAGCCGTATCCGACGCTACCACCACACACCCAGCCGCCATCGCCTCCAATAACGACCACGACAAAACAAACGGATACGTCAAATAAACATGAACCTTTGAACAGTCCAGAACTGCCCGAAAAGTCTGGTAAGGAAGCTTCCCTGTGAAATGAACGGTGGAATGATCGAAACTTACCTCTGCCTCCATCCTGCTGCGCCAATTTGCATAGCCAACCGGCTTACACCCATAACTGACGTCATCACCGCCCACTACGATTATCTGCGCATCGGGACACTCAGCCTGAATATGCGGGATCGCTCGCATAAAACTGTGAAACCCGCGATAAGGCTCAAGATTCCTCGCGACATAAGTAACGATCGGCTGCCCGGCTCTCAGCTCGACGCCATTGGGCAACCTGACGGCCCCAACTTTCGTCAAGTAAGCACTTTGAATAACGCCTTCATGAATAACCCGAATGGCCGACTGATAAGCGGCCGGAAACAGACTGCGCTGCCACCGCGTGGGCGCAATGGCAATGTCACATTGCTCGAGATTCAAAAGATGCAGCGAATTGAGCACTCGCAGCCTTGATGACTCTCTTGTGGCTCGCGGAAATTCAGGGTCGAACCCGGAATCCGCGCCCTGCGCCCTATAGTAATATTCGCAATAGTGAATTAGCGGTGTATCAGGATAAACATCCTTGACGAAGAGCGTTTCCCCCCATCCGGGATGAGCGAGAATCACGTCCGGCCGATAACCCGAATGTTTCAGCCTGCTCAGAATTTCAAAAACCTTCTGTCCATCAGTCACCGCTTGTTCGTAACGGGTCAGGTAGGGGTGAATATCGCCCGGTGCTCTGCTGGCAGCGCGGTATCGATATATTTTCACCCCTGCGATACCCGGCGCCGTATCCCGACCTATCGCCAAAACCTCATAACGTCTGTCAATCGCCGCCAGCACCACATGACGGAACTGGCCCGGAAAGTTTTGGTGAATCACAAGAAGCTTCATAGCGGCATCGTCCTTTTATTCGCCGCTATTGAACTGAGTTTTGCTCACCTCGATCGGCAGGAACAAACGCTAACAAATGCAAGGAAATGAAACTGTAGGAAGCGTCTGGGAATGCCCTAGGAGATGGCTAATGGGACGACTTTTCGACGGGCATAAAAAAGCGGCGCTAATTGCGCCGCTTTCTTTTGCGTGGATTTACCAGCGGTTACCACGCCCATTGTGATCGCCGCGCCCACTGTGTCGGTCGTAGTTGCCACGACCGCGATGATCATTATCCCAATCGCCGCGACGGTGGCCATCCCAACGTCCGCGATCGTTGTCGTGCCAGCGACGGCTTTCGTAGTAACGCGGGGCCGGTTGATAGTAGCGCGGCGCCGATTGGTAATAGCGCGGTTGCTGGTAATACCGCGGGGCTGGCTGGTAGTAGCGTGGCTGCGCGTAATACGTGCTGCCACCGTTGTAATACGTGCCGCCCGTGTTGTAGTACGCCGGTGCGGGTGAGGTGTAGACCTCCGAGCTGTAATAACTGTCTGCGTAGGAGTAGGGAGCGCAACCGGCAACGGAAAACATCATCGCAGCAAGTAGAAGAATTCGTCGATACATGGCGGCCTCCTGGACCGCGGGTAGCCACACCAGCGACGCTGGCAGGCATCAGTCGTTTATTCGGTGACTGACGAAATATCTGACAGCGTTTTCTGAATCTGGTGCGTTTCCGTAACAAGTTGAAACAAGTGATTAATGAAATCCTGTTCATTTGGAAACCACTGTCATTCAGCCACCGATCAGTGATGTCCACCGTGATACCCACCGCCGTGATAGCCGCGTCCATAGCCGCCGCGATAGCCGTAACCACCATAGTAATAACGGCCGCCACCGTAGGAGCGCGGCCCGTAATAACCGCCGTAGTAATACGGCGAGTAATAGCCGGGATAGTAGTAAGTGGCGGGGTAAGCATCGTAAGGGCCAGCGTAGTAATAACACCCGGACAAACCCAAACCGAGCACCGCTCCCAGCAGCCCTCGACGCAACAGTTTTGAAATACCCATGGCGGCCTCCTGAAAGACCCACGGCCGCAGCAGGACAGTGCAGCCGACACAGTTTTGACTGTCAGGTCCGGGGCAAGTGCCAGATTCGGACAGGCTTCAGATCAGCGGTGACGGGAACCCTGAAAGTCCCGTGTGGGAGCGGGCTTGCTCGCGAATGCGGTGTTCCTGCCACATCAATGTTGACTGACCCTCCGCATTCGCGAGCAAGCCCGCTCCCACAGTCGGCCTGCGTGATGTCCAGAAATACAGGAACGACCATTCGCGCCGCGCATGGAGCAGTTATTTCCAGGCAGTGCCACTAGAATGCTGCCATCGGCTTATCTGCCAACGGAATCGCCCATGCCGCACAGATCTGCGCTGTACTCGCAACGCTCGCTGGTTCTGACACTGGTCGCCCTGCTCGGCGCCGGCTTCCTCGCCACTTCGTTGCTCAGCTACTACGCCTCGCGGGCGTCGATCCGCGACAGCATCATCAACACCGAACTGCCGCTGACGTCTGACACGGTCTATTCGGAAATCCAGAAAGACCTCGTCAGACCGATCCTGATTTCCTCAATGATGTCGCGCGACACCTTCATGCGTGACTGGGTGGTAAACGGCGAAAAAGACCCGTTGCAGATGACCCGCTACCTCGACGAGGTCATGACCCACTATGGCGCCTACACCGCGTTCTTCGTCTCCAACAGCAGCCACACCTACTACCACGCCAAGGGCGTGCTCAAGCAAGTGAAGATCGATGAGCCGCGCGATGCCTGGTACTTCCGCGTGCGCGACATGAAAGACCCGTATGAGATCAACGTCGACCCGGATCTGGCCAACAAGGACAACCTGACGTTCTTCATCAACTACAAGGTCTACGACTACGACAATCGCCTCATTGGCGCCGCCGGCGTGGGCCTGACGGTGGATGCGGTGATCAAGCTGATCGACAAATACCAGCAGCGCTATCAACGCAGCGTTTATTTTGTCGATGCCTTCGGGCGACTGGTACTCACCGGCGCCAATGGCGGCCCGGAGGGTGCGCATATCGGGAGAGGCCTCGGCGAACTTGCCAGCATGAAAAGCCTGGTCAGCCAGTTACCCAAACCGCACAGCGGCAGCTACGAATATTCCGCCCACGGCCAGGGACATTTCCTCAATGTGCGGTTTATTCCAGAGTTGAACTGGTACCTGTTCGTCGACAAGCGCGAGGACGGTGCACTCACTGAGATCCGTCAGTCGCTGTACCTCAACCTGCTGATCTGTCTGTTAGTGACGCTGGGCATGCTGACCTTGCTCAACCGCGTGATCGGCCGTTACCAGCGCAAGATCCAGGCGCAAGCCACCCTCGACAGCCTCACCGAATTGCCCAACCGCCGCGGCTTCGACCTGCTCGCCGCGCAAGCCCTGCACGAAGCGCAACGCGAACCGAAGCCACTGACTGCGCTGTTGCTCGACCTCGATCACTTCAAGACTTTGAATGACACCTACGGCCACCTGGCTGGCGATCAGGTGCTGATCGGTTTCGCCCGGGATCTGCAAAGCTGCCTGCGCCATTCCGACATCGTCTGTCGCTGGGGCGGTGAGGAATTTATCGTGTTGCTGAAGGACACTGATGGCGACACCGGTCAGAAGATTGCCGAGAAGATCCGCCAACACGTCGAACAACACGAATACTCCTACAATGGCCATAGCCTGAATCTGACCGTGAGCATCGGTGCCACCACCCTGCAAGCAGATGACACCTTGCACACCCTGCTGTCCCGGGCCGATCATGCGATGTACCGGGCCAAGCAAACCGGCCGTAACCGTACTTGCGTGGAAATGCCTCACTCGACTTATGCCTGACACCGACGCAAAACCCGACCTCTGCCCCGCCTGCGGCGCCCGCAATGACTGCAGCCTGGCCGACCCGCGAACCGCCGACCGAGCCTGCTGGTGTTATGGCGTGAGCATCGATCCGGCAGTACTCGAAGCCCTGCCCGCGGCGCTGCGCGATAAATCCTGCCTGTGTCCGCGCTGCGCTCAGGTCGAGGCGCAACTGCAAGCAGCGGCGCGGCCGATCCCGTAAGATGCGCGCCCCGCCTTCCATCGATATCTGAGCATGCGCGTCGACCGATTCCTCAGCAACCTGCCCCGCTACAACCGTCAGCAGGTTCGCCTGTTGCTGGTTGAAAAACGTGTGCGGATCGACGGAAAAGTCGTCAACGACCCGCACAGCGAAGTGCTGGAGTTCAGCCGCGTCGAAGTCGATGAAGAACTCCTGCAGCTCGGCAAACCGGCGCGCTACTTCATGCTGCACAAGCCACCGGGGTGCGTCAGCGCCACCCGCGACCCACAGCACCCGACCGTACTCGACCTGATCGATGAACCGGACAAGGACGACCTGCACATCGCCGGGCGCCTGGATTTCAACACCACCGGGCTGATGCTGATCACCAACGATGGCACCTGGTCGCGACGCCTGACCCAGCCGCAGACCAAACTGCCAAAAGTCTATTACGTCGAGACCGAACAGGAGATCGGAGCGGAATATGCGATCACCTTCGCCGAGGGCATCTACTTCGCTTTCGAAGACCTGACCACGCAACCGGCACAGTTCGAAGTCCTCGGCCCGAACGCGGCACGCCTGAGCATCGTCGAGGGCCGTTACCATCAGGTGAAGCGCATGTTTGGCCACTTCAACAACAAAGTGCTGCGCCTGCACCGTGAATCGATGGGGCCGCTGCTGCTCGATGACGCGCTAAAACCGGGCGAGTACCGTGCTTTGCGCACCGAAGAGATCCATTTGTTCTAAGCCGGCGACCGCTCAGCAGAAGTTGTCGAACAATTTACCAACGGCACTTGCGCGATCCCCATCCCACTGCTTGAATCAGGACGTCGGCCAGATTGTGACCGATGAGTCACACCATACATCCAAGAAACTTTTTGCCGGTCGCAAGCCCCTTGGGTTGCGTCTCAGCCGGCAGACTGCCCGCCAATAACAATACCCGTCGACCGCAGTCATGGATCGACATGGGCCAAGAAATTCCAGGCGTATGCCTACCTGTCACAAAGCTCGTGCAATCTCTATTTGCGCGCATACCCGCTTGCTTGCCAGGAGTCTTATGACATGAGGCCAGAAATCGCTGTGCTGGATATACAGGGTCAGTATCGGGTTTACACGGAGTTCTATCGCGCAGACGCCGCAGAAAAGACCATCATCCTGGTCAACGGCTCGATGGCCACGACTGCGTCGTTTGCACAGACTGTGAAAAACCTGCACCCGCAATTCAACGTGGTTTGCTACGACCAGCCCTACGCGGGCAGATCAAAAGTCCACAACCGCCACGAGAAACATCTGACGAAGGAAGTCGAAGGGCAGATCCTGCTGGAGCTGATCGACCATTTCAGTGCCGAACACGTGCTGTCATTTTCCTGGGGCGGCGCGGCCACTCTGGTTGCCCTGGCCCACCAGCCACGGCGCATTGAAAAAGCCGTGATCAGCTCGTTCTCGCCGGTGATCAACGCGCACATGCTTGATTACCTGGAGCGCGGTGTCGATTACCTCGGTCAGCGCGATGGCGACCGCGTCGGGCATCTGGTCAACAACACCATCGGCAAACACCTGCCATCACTGTTCAAGCGCTTCAACTATCGCCACGTCAGCAGCCTGGCCGAGCACGAATACGGGCAGATGCACTTCCACATCAGTGACGTGCTGCACAGCGATCGTCAGTGCTACCTGAATGCGGCAAAGAAGATCAACGTGCCGGTGCTGTTCCTCAACGGTGAATGGGACGAATACACCGCCGCCGAAGACGCCCGGATATTCGGCAACCACGTGGCGCACAGCACTTTCACCACGCTGCAGGCCACCGGGCACTTCCTCGACATGGAGCACAAGGCTGCTTGCCGAGATAGCCAGAACGCCCTGCTCGGTTTCCTGAAACCCACTCAGCAGTCGAGCCGAACGCGTTACTCGTTCGTTCAGGATCACCATGCACTGGCCATTTGAAAACGTGTCGTCGCGAGCGAGTCGGCAGGCTCGAACATCAGCGTATCGTCCCTGCCCGACTCACCCGCGAATGACCGTTTTCAAGGCTGTAACGCGCTGCGAGCAAAAGAAAAACTTCAAATCCGCGCCCGACTCTGGTACAAAGTCAGCCGCTCTTTGAGCGGGTATAGTTTAGTGGCAAAACGAAAGCTTCCCAAGCTTTAGTTGAGGGTTCGATTCCCTCTACCCGCTCCACTCAATTGGGTCTCACGTTGTGGTATGACGGGGGATGCAGGAACAGAAAAACCGGCCTACAGGGCCGGTTTTTTTGTGTCTGGGATTTACCCACATTGGCTCGTAAAGGCCTGCAACACACCCATCATCCCAGCTCCAAGACCCTGCCTAGACTGATTCTTGCCACCGAGCAGAACAAAGGACGATGACCGCTCGGTGGTTATAGTGTTGATCAAAAAAATCAGTAGTTATAGTACCTACCAAGCACACCACAAGGAGGTGTTGTGAATAGCCGTTTTTTAATCGGCCAACTCGTCGCAGACGGTGGGTACCTGGTGCGGGTCAAAGGCAGTCACCATCACTTTAAACATCCCGTCAAACCCGGATTGGTGACGGTGCCGCATCCGAAGAAGGACCTGCTTAAAAAAACGGCCATCAGTATTTTGAAACAGGCGCTGCCTTGACTCACTCCGCCTAGAGCGTCCAGGAGGACCACGAACATGCTTTACCCTATCGCAATTTCAATAGGTGATGACGAACACGCCTGGGGAGTGGAAGTACCGGATATTCCCGGCTGTTTTTCCGCCGGCGATGATCTTGATGATGCCGTCGCGATGGCTCGCGAAGCCATTGAGGGGCATTTCGAAGTTCTGGCCGAGGACGGTGCGCCGATCCCGCCAGCCAGCAAGCTTGGCGTGCATGTATCGAACCCGCAGTATGTTGGCTGTGCTTGGGCTGTGGTTGATATTGACGTCACCAAATACCTGGGCAAGGCGCAGAAACTCAACATCACGCTGCCTGGCTATCTGCTCAACCGCATTGATGAATACGTGCTTCATCACCCGGAAGAGAAGAGCCGTTCGGGGTTTCTGGCGTCGGCAGCGTTGAAGGTCTTGCAGCAAGGTTGAATGCAAAACCGGCTCTCCGCTGGCATTTCTCCATCACCCATCACCCATCACCCATCACCCACCACCCTCCCCTACGCGGCCATCAACGAATACGCGTTTTCACTTTCGAGGGACTCCATGGCGCGGCCGCTGTGCCGCTGATGACAGAACTCAAAAGAGCACTTCCCATGACGCAAAACATCTACGACGATCCCGTTTTTTTTCCAGGGCTACAGCCAGCTGAACCGCTCCATCGGCGGCCTCGATGCTGCGCCGGAGTGGCCGGCGCTCAAGGCATTGTTGCCATCGATGCATGATTTGAACGTGGTCGACCTCGGCTGTGGTTATGGCTGGTTCAGCCGCTGGGCCAGTGAACACGGCGCCGCCCATGTGCTGGGGCTGGATGTCTCGAAAAAGATGCTGGAGCAGGCGCGCGCAACCACCACGGCGGCGAACATCCGCTACGAACGCGCCGACCTTGAGCATCTCGACTTGCCGGCCTGCAGTTTCGACCTGGCTTACAGCTCCCTGGCACTGCACTACATCAAGGATTTGCCCGGACTGTTCGCTCATCTGTACGCGGCGCTGAAACCCGGTTCGCACTTTGTGTTTTCCATTGAACATCCGATCTTCATGGCCCCGCGCAATCCAGGCTGGTTGATCGACAGCGACGGTCACAAGCGCTGGCCACTGGACAGTTATCAACTGGAAGGCGAGCGGGTGACCAACTGGCTGGCCGAGGGGGTGATCAAGCAGCACCGCACGATTGGCACGCTGTTGAATTCGCTGATTGATGCCGGGTTCACTATTCGCCATGTCAACGAATGGGGGCCGAGCGAGGCTGAAGTGTCGGCGCAACCGGCGCTGGCTGAAGAACGGGAGCGGCCGATGATGATGTTGGTGGCCGTGCAGCGTTGATCTGATCTGAGCAAACAATATGTGGTGAGGGGATTTATCCCCGATGGGTGCGCAGCCCCCGCTTAGAGGGCCTGCTGCGCAGTCCGTCGGGGATAAATCCCCTCACTACAAGTGCCTGAAGCCTGACTTCAGCGAATCGCGACGATAAACAGCCGCGGAAACGGCAACAGCACCGAACCATCCGGCAACGCCGGATAAGCCTCCGCAACCGCCGCCAGATACTGCTGCAGAAACTGCGCCCGCTCGTCTTCGGTCAACGGACTGAGAAACGGAATCAAGCCACTGCCCTTGAACCACTCCACCACCCCCACCGCACCGCCCGCCAGTTGATGGTGATAGGTGGTGCGCCAGACATCGACCCGCGAACAATGCGGGCGCAACATCGAAAAGTATTCGCGGGCACTCGCCATCTCGGTGCGCTGCCCGGCGGCGCCAGCCAGTTTCGCCGCCCACGGGCCGTTCGCGGCGACTTCGCGCATCAGCCGATGGGAAGGCTCGTTGAGGTTGTCCGGCATCTGGATCGCCAGGCTCCCACCGGCGGACAGTTTGCCGGCCAGCGCCGGCAGCAAAGTAGCGTGATCAGGCAGCCACTGCAGCACCGCGTTGGCGAAGATCACATCGAACGGGCCGGCCTCAGCCCAACGGTTGATCTCGGCCACCTCGAACCGCAGCTGTGGCAAGCGCTTGCGCGCGGCGTCGATCATGTCCGGCGAACTGTCCAGGCCACTGACCTGCGCCTGCTCAAAACGCTGCACCAGCAG from Pseudomonas sp. P8_229 encodes:
- a CDS encoding alpha/beta hydrolase, which gives rise to MRPEIAVLDIQGQYRVYTEFYRADAAEKTIILVNGSMATTASFAQTVKNLHPQFNVVCYDQPYAGRSKVHNRHEKHLTKEVEGQILLELIDHFSAEHVLSFSWGGAATLVALAHQPRRIEKAVISSFSPVINAHMLDYLERGVDYLGQRDGDRVGHLVNNTIGKHLPSLFKRFNYRHVSSLAEHEYGQMHFHISDVLHSDRQCYLNAAKKINVPVLFLNGEWDEYTAAEDARIFGNHVAHSTFTTLQATGHFLDMEHKAACRDSQNALLGFLKPTQQSSRTRYSFVQDHHALAI
- a CDS encoding sensor domain-containing diguanylate cyclase, giving the protein MPHRSALYSQRSLVLTLVALLGAGFLATSLLSYYASRASIRDSIINTELPLTSDTVYSEIQKDLVRPILISSMMSRDTFMRDWVVNGEKDPLQMTRYLDEVMTHYGAYTAFFVSNSSHTYYHAKGVLKQVKIDEPRDAWYFRVRDMKDPYEINVDPDLANKDNLTFFINYKVYDYDNRLIGAAGVGLTVDAVIKLIDKYQQRYQRSVYFVDAFGRLVLTGANGGPEGAHIGRGLGELASMKSLVSQLPKPHSGSYEYSAHGQGHFLNVRFIPELNWYLFVDKREDGALTEIRQSLYLNLLICLLVTLGMLTLLNRVIGRYQRKIQAQATLDSLTELPNRRGFDLLAAQALHEAQREPKPLTALLLDLDHFKTLNDTYGHLAGDQVLIGFARDLQSCLRHSDIVCRWGGEEFIVLLKDTDGDTGQKIAEKIRQHVEQHEYSYNGHSLNLTVSIGATTLQADDTLHTLLSRADHAMYRAKQTGRNRTCVEMPHSTYA
- the tam gene encoding trans-aconitate 2-methyltransferase, whose protein sequence is MSWSAKQYVAFEDERTRPARDLLAAIPTVQVRSVVDIGCGPGNSTELLVQRFEQAQVSGLDSSPDMIDAARKRLPQLRFEVAEINRWAEAGPFDVIFANAVLQWLPDHATLLPALAGKLSAGGSLAIQMPDNLNEPSHRLMREVAANGPWAAKLAGAAGQRTEMASAREYFSMLRPHCSRVDVWRTTYHHQLAGGAVGVVEWFKGSGLIPFLSPLTEDERAQFLQQYLAAVAEAYPALPDGSVLLPFPRLFIVAIR
- a CDS encoding cysteine-rich CWC family protein, translated to MPDTDAKPDLCPACGARNDCSLADPRTADRACWCYGVSIDPAVLEALPAALRDKSCLCPRCAQVEAQLQAAARPIP
- a CDS encoding 16S rRNA pseudouridine(516) synthase, which produces MRVDRFLSNLPRYNRQQVRLLLVEKRVRIDGKVVNDPHSEVLEFSRVEVDEELLQLGKPARYFMLHKPPGCVSATRDPQHPTVLDLIDEPDKDDLHIAGRLDFNTTGLMLITNDGTWSRRLTQPQTKLPKVYYVETEQEIGAEYAITFAEGIYFAFEDLTTQPAQFEVLGPNAARLSIVEGRYHQVKRMFGHFNNKVLRLHRESMGPLLLDDALKPGEYRALRTEEIHLF
- a CDS encoding type II toxin-antitoxin system HicA family toxin; this translates as MNSRFLIGQLVADGGYLVRVKGSHHHFKHPVKPGLVTVPHPKKDLLKKTAISILKQALP
- a CDS encoding type II toxin-antitoxin system HicB family antitoxin, which codes for MLYPIAISIGDDEHAWGVEVPDIPGCFSAGDDLDDAVAMAREAIEGHFEVLAEDGAPIPPASKLGVHVSNPQYVGCAWAVVDIDVTKYLGKAQKLNITLPGYLLNRIDEYVLHHPEEKSRSGFLASAALKVLQQG